One window of the Magnolia sinica isolate HGM2019 chromosome 19, MsV1, whole genome shotgun sequence genome contains the following:
- the LOC131234299 gene encoding mitogen-activated protein kinase 3-like isoform X1: MAVSVDPPSGIRNRGKHYYSMWKTLFEIDTKYVPIKAIGRGSYGIVCSSVNRETNERVAIKKIQNAFQNHVDALRTLRELKLLRHLRHENIVALKDIMMPVHRRSFKDVYLVYELMDTDLHQIIKSSQKLSNDHCECFLYQLLRGLKYLHSANILHRDLKPGNLLINSNCQLKICDFGLARTGSDKGQFMTEYVVTRWYRPPELLLCCDNYDTSIDVWSVGCIFAELLGRKPIFPGTECLNQLKLIIDVLGSMADTDLDFFDNPKALKYIKSLPWSPGIPLASLYPNATPNAIDLLQKMLVFNPLKRISVAEALQHPYLSHLNTPEPDPVAELPSDDDLDAAEYLREDKIRELMWNEMLHYHPEAAVANS, encoded by the exons ATGGCAGTATCGGTGGATCCTCCAAGTGGTATTAGGAACAGAGGGAAGCATTACTACtctatgtggaaaaccctttttgAGATTGATACGAAATATGTGCCGATCAAGGCCATAGGAAGAGGATCCTATGGCATTGTGTGCTCATCTGTAAATAGAGAAACGAATGAGAGAGTTGCAATTAAGAAGATACAAAATGCTTTTCAGAATCATGTCGACGCGCTCAGAACTCTACGGGAACTGAAACTCCTTCGTCATCTTCGGCATGAAAATATTGTTGCTTTGAAAGATATCATGATGCCAGTCCATAGGAGAAGTTTCAAGGATGTGTATCTGGTTTACGAACTCATGGACACGGATTTGCATCAGATTATCAAGTCATCTCAGAAGCTCTCCAATGATCACTGCGAATGTTTCCTTTATCAG TTGCTCCGAGGCCTAAAGTATCTTCACTCTGCAAACATCCTCCACCGAGATCTCAAGCCCGGGAACCTCCTCATCAACTCTAATTGCCAGCTCAAGATCTGTGACTTTGGCCTCGCCCGCACTGGCAGTGACAAGGGTCAGTTCATGACTGAGTACGTCGTGACCCGCTGGTACCGGCCCCCAGAGCTCCTCCTCTGCTGCGATAACTATGATACCTCCATTGATGTCTGGTCTGTCGGTTGCATCTTCGCTGAGCTACTTGGGCGCAAGCCCATCTTCCCAGGCACTGAGTGCCTCAACCAGCTCAAGCTGATCATTGACGTCCTCGGCAGCATGGCCGACACCGACCTTGATTTCTTTGACAACCCCAAGGCCCTCAAGTACATCAAGTCCCTCCCGTGGTCCCCTGGGATCCCGCTTGCCAGTCTCTACCCTAATGCCACCCCTAACGCCATCGACCTCCTGCAGAAGATGCTTGTGTTCAACCCGTTAAAGAGGATCAGCGTTGCTGAGGCCCTCCAGCACCCTTACTTATCACACCTTAACACCCCAGAGCCGGACCCTGTTGCAGAGCTGCCGTCCGATGATGATCTTGATGCTGCTGAGTATTTAAGGGAGGATAAGATCAGGGAGTTGATGTGGAATGAGATGCTTCACTACCACCCGGAAGCTGCCGTCGCCAACTCATAA
- the LOC131234299 gene encoding mitogen-activated protein kinase 3-like isoform X2, which produces MWKTLFEIDTKYVPIKAIGRGSYGIVCSSVNRETNERVAIKKIQNAFQNHVDALRTLRELKLLRHLRHENIVALKDIMMPVHRRSFKDVYLVYELMDTDLHQIIKSSQKLSNDHCECFLYQLLRGLKYLHSANILHRDLKPGNLLINSNCQLKICDFGLARTGSDKGQFMTEYVVTRWYRPPELLLCCDNYDTSIDVWSVGCIFAELLGRKPIFPGTECLNQLKLIIDVLGSMADTDLDFFDNPKALKYIKSLPWSPGIPLASLYPNATPNAIDLLQKMLVFNPLKRISVAEALQHPYLSHLNTPEPDPVAELPSDDDLDAAEYLREDKIRELMWNEMLHYHPEAAVANS; this is translated from the exons atgtggaaaaccctttttgAGATTGATACGAAATATGTGCCGATCAAGGCCATAGGAAGAGGATCCTATGGCATTGTGTGCTCATCTGTAAATAGAGAAACGAATGAGAGAGTTGCAATTAAGAAGATACAAAATGCTTTTCAGAATCATGTCGACGCGCTCAGAACTCTACGGGAACTGAAACTCCTTCGTCATCTTCGGCATGAAAATATTGTTGCTTTGAAAGATATCATGATGCCAGTCCATAGGAGAAGTTTCAAGGATGTGTATCTGGTTTACGAACTCATGGACACGGATTTGCATCAGATTATCAAGTCATCTCAGAAGCTCTCCAATGATCACTGCGAATGTTTCCTTTATCAG TTGCTCCGAGGCCTAAAGTATCTTCACTCTGCAAACATCCTCCACCGAGATCTCAAGCCCGGGAACCTCCTCATCAACTCTAATTGCCAGCTCAAGATCTGTGACTTTGGCCTCGCCCGCACTGGCAGTGACAAGGGTCAGTTCATGACTGAGTACGTCGTGACCCGCTGGTACCGGCCCCCAGAGCTCCTCCTCTGCTGCGATAACTATGATACCTCCATTGATGTCTGGTCTGTCGGTTGCATCTTCGCTGAGCTACTTGGGCGCAAGCCCATCTTCCCAGGCACTGAGTGCCTCAACCAGCTCAAGCTGATCATTGACGTCCTCGGCAGCATGGCCGACACCGACCTTGATTTCTTTGACAACCCCAAGGCCCTCAAGTACATCAAGTCCCTCCCGTGGTCCCCTGGGATCCCGCTTGCCAGTCTCTACCCTAATGCCACCCCTAACGCCATCGACCTCCTGCAGAAGATGCTTGTGTTCAACCCGTTAAAGAGGATCAGCGTTGCTGAGGCCCTCCAGCACCCTTACTTATCACACCTTAACACCCCAGAGCCGGACCCTGTTGCAGAGCTGCCGTCCGATGATGATCTTGATGCTGCTGAGTATTTAAGGGAGGATAAGATCAGGGAGTTGATGTGGAATGAGATGCTTCACTACCACCCGGAAGCTGCCGTCGCCAACTCATAA